A window of the Williamsia phyllosphaerae genome harbors these coding sequences:
- a CDS encoding GDSL-type esterase/lipase family protein: MSERTVRGAIELEETDSGTLPHRLPRWALEQVGDDRLSMSETQPAGVRIAFRSAATAVEVDVRATRVVYPGLPPRPVGLHDLLVDGRLVAQASAGTATTMSVDMATGRVDTEAGEMATLRFDGLPGRAEDIEVWLPHNETTEIVAIRADAAIEPVDLSGRRRWLHHGSSISQGSNAGSPSLTWPARTATATGVELTNLGFGGNALLDPCVARVMRDTPADLISVEIGINLVNADLMRLRAFGPAVHGFLDTIRDGHPDTPLTVVSSICCPIHEQTPGPGAFDLAALAVGEVRFRATGDPAETSAGKLTLQVIRDRLADIVAQRRRHDPALHHVNGLDLYGPADVAELPLPDALHPDAAGHRRIAERFGALAFGPGGPFAG, translated from the coding sequence GTGTCAGAGCGGACCGTCCGCGGAGCCATCGAGCTCGAGGAGACCGATTCCGGGACACTGCCGCACCGACTACCGCGGTGGGCCCTCGAGCAGGTCGGCGACGACCGTCTGAGCATGTCCGAGACCCAACCCGCCGGGGTGCGGATCGCGTTCCGTTCGGCCGCCACGGCCGTCGAGGTCGACGTCCGGGCGACCAGGGTCGTCTACCCGGGTCTTCCACCGCGGCCGGTGGGGCTCCACGATCTGCTCGTCGACGGTCGGCTCGTGGCACAGGCGAGTGCGGGAACGGCCACGACGATGTCGGTCGACATGGCCACCGGGAGGGTGGACACCGAGGCGGGTGAGATGGCCACGCTGCGGTTCGACGGGCTACCCGGGCGTGCCGAGGACATCGAGGTCTGGTTGCCGCACAACGAGACCACCGAGATCGTCGCGATCCGCGCAGACGCCGCGATCGAACCCGTGGACCTCTCCGGCCGCCGCAGGTGGCTCCACCACGGCAGCTCCATCAGTCAGGGATCGAACGCCGGCAGCCCGTCGCTGACGTGGCCCGCCCGCACCGCCACCGCCACCGGCGTCGAGCTGACCAACCTCGGCTTCGGCGGCAACGCGTTGCTCGACCCGTGCGTCGCCCGGGTCATGCGCGACACCCCGGCCGACCTGATCAGCGTCGAGATCGGTATCAACCTGGTCAACGCCGACCTGATGCGCCTGCGCGCGTTCGGTCCGGCCGTCCACGGATTCCTCGACACCATCCGCGACGGACACCCCGACACCCCGCTGACGGTCGTGTCGTCGATCTGTTGTCCGATCCACGAACAGACCCCGGGCCCCGGTGCGTTCGATCTCGCCGCACTGGCCGTCGGGGAGGTCCGGTTCCGGGCGACCGGCGATCCCGCCGAGACCAGCGCGGGAAAGCTGACGCTGCAGGTGATCCGGGATCGTCTGGCCGACATCGTCGCGCAACGCCGCCGCCACGACCCGGCACTGCACCACGTGAACGGTCTCGACCTCTACGGTCCCGCGGACGTCGCCGAACTCCCGTTGCCGGATGCGTTGCACCCGGATGCGGCGGGTCACCGACGGATCGCCGAGCGCTTCGGTGCGCTGGCCTTCGGTCCCGGCGGGCCGTTCGCGGGATGA